The Sphingomonas sp. HF-S4 sequence GTGACCCCTCGGAGACTTCGGCGACCTCAGCGCGGCTGCATCGGCCGCGCTGGGTTGCCGATCACGGTCTCGCCGGGGGCGACATCCTTGGTCACGACGGCGCCCATCCCGATCACCGCGCCCCGCCCGATTTTCAGCGGCTTGTCCGGCATGCCCTGCTTCAGAATTGCGCCGGTCCCGATATAGGCGTGATCGTCGATATGGACATTGCCATTGCATTTCACTCCCGGCGCAAACGTCACATAGTCGCCGATCACGCAGTCATGCGCTACATAGGCGTAGATGTTGGCGTGGAAGTGCCGTCCGATCCGCACGTCGGAGGTCAAATGGGTGAATCCGCACAGGATGCTCCCATCTCCAATCTCGACATTGTCCAGCGAGCAAGCGTTCGAGGCCCGCACGTCAATGATTTCGACGCCATTTTCGGCGCAGCGGGTCGCTAGTTTCTCGCGCACGGCGGAATTGGCGATGGCGATGACCGCTTGCTTCTGCGGCTCGGGCCGCGCCAGGAACGCGTCGAACGACAGGACTTGCTCTGAACCAGCCACCCCATCGTCAACGAAAACGATTGCTGTGTCGCGGTCGCCATGTTGCAAGCGCACGAGCGGCATGACTTCCCGGCCGAAGCCGCTGGCTCCGTAGACTGCTATACAACGCATTGCGCTATCCTCTCTCATTCGTTCCTGTGAACGGGGGCATCGTTGCCTCGCCTTCGGCCGAAATGCCCTCCTTCAGGATTACTTTTCGTAAGGTGCGCCACAGGATGCGCAAGTCGAGCAACATTGTGCGATGGTCGACATACCAAACGTCCAGCGCAAAGCGGTCCTCCCAACTCAGGCTGTTCCGCCCGTTCACCTGCGCCCAGCCGGTTAGTCCCGGACGCACTTCGTGGCGCCGCGCCTGCTCTGCCGTGTAAAGAGGCAGATACTGCATTAGCAATGGGCGGGGGCCGACCAGGCTCATCTCGCCGCGGAGCACGTTCACCAGTTCCGGCAGTTCGTCCAAGCTCGTGGCACGCAACATGCGGCCAAAGGACGTGAGGCGCTCGGAATCGGGAAGCGGCGTGCCGTGCTGGTCTACGGCATCGAGCATCGTACGGAACTTGATCATCCGGAACGGTTTGCCGTGTTGGCCTGGGCGAACCTGAGAGAACAATATCGGCCGGCCCAGCTTTACGCACACCACGAACGCTATGCCCAGGATCAGCGGGCAGAGGACGATCAGCATCGTTGCAGCCACGATCACATCGAAAATACGCTTCAAAGTCGATAACCCATTTGTTGCTGCATCTGGTGCCGGGGTTGAAAGCGCGGTTCGCGTGCACGACCGCGCACGGGAGTACAAGCGTGAACTTGGGAGCTTCCGCTCACCTTGTGGTCGGTTGCATGACGCGCTAGCGAACGCGCATGCCGTCGCCAATCCATCTGCTACGTCCGACCCGCCATGGCGATGCCCGGGGCTGGTTCACCGAAGTATACAATGTCGAGCGCTTCGCTGCGATCGGGATAGACTGCACCTTCGTTCAGGATAACCATTCGCTGTCGGTCCCGGCCTTTACGCTGCGCGGCTTGCATTTCCAGACGCCGGGACGCGGGCAGGACAAGCTGGTGCGCTGCGTCCGCGGGCGCATCTTCGACGTCGCCGTGGATGTGCGCAGGGGCTCACCGACCTTCGGCCAGTGGGTGGGCGCCGAGTTGAGCGCCGAAAATGGGTTCCAACTCTTTATCCCGATTGGATTCGCACATGGCTTCGTGACGCTCGAACCCTATTGTGAGGTCACCTACAAATGCTCGGACACCTATGCTCCCGACCATGACGGCGGGATCGGCTGGGACGATCCTGCTATCGGCATCGACTGGCCCATCCCCGACGGGGTGGCGCCCGAGCTGAGCGCAAAGGATCAGGCGCTGCCCTTGCTCTCCGAATTCGACAGTCCGTTTGTCTACGACGGCCGTCCGCTGGCTCCGCTCGCCTGAGGAAATTACATGCGCATTCTCGTCACCGGCGGCGCCGGTTTCATCGGTTCGGCGCTCGTACGTCACCTTATCGACAACACGACGCACGAAGTGCTCAACTTCGACAAGCTGACCTACGCCGGCACGCTTTCTACCGTCGAGCGCGTGGCAGAGAGCAACCGCTATCGTTTCGTCCAGGGCGACATCTGCGACGCTGACGCAGTGCGGGCCGCGCTTGCTGAATTCCGTCCGGAGATCGTGACTCATCTGGCCGCGGAAAGCCATGTAGATCGCTCCATCGACGGCCCCGGCGCCTTCGTTCAGACCAATCTGGTCGGCACCTACATCATGCTGGCTGAAGCGCGATCCTATTGGCTCACGCTTGAGGATAGCGCGAAGCATTCGTTTCGGTTCCACCACATCTCTACAGACGAGGTCTATGGATCCCTGGGCGGCGAGGGTTTTTTTACGGAAGAGACCCCTTATGATCCACGGTCGCCCTATTCGGCATCCAAAGCGGGGAGCGACCATCTCGTTTCCGCTTGGGGGCATACATTCGGGCTACCTGTGCTAATCACTAACTGTTCGAACAATTATGGTCCCTATCACTTTCCCGAGAAGCTGATCCCCCTGATGATTGCGAAGGCGATCGCGGGCGAGCCGCTGCCTGTGTACGGCGCTGGCGATCAGGTGCGCGACTGGCTCTATGTCGAAGACCATGTCCGGGCATTGCAGTTGGTATTCGAGCGCGGCCATCCTGGTCGTACCTATAACGTCGGCGGCAATAACGAGAAGCAGAACATCGAAGTGGTGCAAAGCGTCTGTGCGATCCTAGACGAACTGCGGCCCCGTCGAGATGGCAAGCGGTACGCCGAGCAGATCGCCTCGGTAGCGGACCGGCCTGGCCATGATCGACGCTACGCAATCGATGCTTCGCGCATTCGCGACGAACTTGGCTGGGCTCCAGCGGAGACGTTCGACACTGGTATCCGCAAGACCGTGGAATGGTATCTGGCGAACGAGAGCTGGTGGCGCCCGCTGATCGAGGCCAGCGCTGCCGAGCGGCGC is a genomic window containing:
- the rfbB gene encoding dTDP-glucose 4,6-dehydratase encodes the protein MRILVTGGAGFIGSALVRHLIDNTTHEVLNFDKLTYAGTLSTVERVAESNRYRFVQGDICDADAVRAALAEFRPEIVTHLAAESHVDRSIDGPGAFVQTNLVGTYIMLAEARSYWLTLEDSAKHSFRFHHISTDEVYGSLGGEGFFTEETPYDPRSPYSASKAGSDHLVSAWGHTFGLPVLITNCSNNYGPYHFPEKLIPLMIAKAIAGEPLPVYGAGDQVRDWLYVEDHVRALQLVFERGHPGRTYNVGGNNEKQNIEVVQSVCAILDELRPRRDGKRYAEQIASVADRPGHDRRYAIDASRIRDELGWAPAETFDTGIRKTVEWYLANESWWRPLIEASAAERRGVVA
- the rfbC gene encoding dTDP-4-dehydrorhamnose 3,5-epimerase, with amino-acid sequence MPSPIHLLRPTRHGDARGWFTEVYNVERFAAIGIDCTFVQDNHSLSVPAFTLRGLHFQTPGRGQDKLVRCVRGRIFDVAVDVRRGSPTFGQWVGAELSAENGFQLFIPIGFAHGFVTLEPYCEVTYKCSDTYAPDHDGGIGWDDPAIGIDWPIPDGVAPELSAKDQALPLLSEFDSPFVYDGRPLAPLA
- a CDS encoding sugar transferase, which codes for MKRIFDVIVAATMLIVLCPLILGIAFVVCVKLGRPILFSQVRPGQHGKPFRMIKFRTMLDAVDQHGTPLPDSERLTSFGRMLRATSLDELPELVNVLRGEMSLVGPRPLLMQYLPLYTAEQARRHEVRPGLTGWAQVNGRNSLSWEDRFALDVWYVDHRTMLLDLRILWRTLRKVILKEGISAEGEATMPPFTGTNERG
- a CDS encoding acetyltransferase, coding for MRCIAVYGASGFGREVMPLVRLQHGDRDTAIVFVDDGVAGSEQVLSFDAFLARPEPQKQAVIAIANSAVREKLATRCAENGVEIIDVRASNACSLDNVEIGDGSILCGFTHLTSDVRIGRHFHANIYAYVAHDCVIGDYVTFAPGVKCNGNVHIDDHAYIGTGAILKQGMPDKPLKIGRGAVIGMGAVVTKDVAPGETVIGNPARPMQPR